Proteins from one Terriglobus tenax genomic window:
- a CDS encoding carboxylesterase/lipase family protein, producing the protein MCRAKTLFAVMFLLVVCTVAPCQSVKTDRGRVRGITVDGVTSFKGIPYAAPPIGELRWRPPQQAARWDDTRAAIEFGHDCMQKPFARDPAILTTTPSEDCLFANIWRPAHSSGKLPILIWIHGGGWVNGGSSAAIYDGSQFARQGVLFFSFNYRLGQFGFFAHPALTAEHNHGLLGNYGYMDQIAAIKWIRKNAAAFGGDPNKVTVVGQSAGGYAVHVLMTSSLSKGLFQRAIIESGGGRTLVRATGLHKSANGRPSAEAIGAAFAETAGISGDGPEALSKLRALPAEALVQQLDVSTAQVPSSHFSGPIIDGSMIPGETANDYLTGRNRKIPLLIGANDMDLAFPTGATVDALFRTFGPDAAIARKRYDPSGSATFGSLRQAVGADALMLEPARFIARTLTYRGVPVWEYRFSYVATSLRPKLPGASHGSEIPYVFDTVESRYGLELSIEDKRVAKQANAYWTNFVKTGDPNGIGLPHWPTYDLDDDCLLNFTPDRLVASPDPRRPELDLTEKAASR; encoded by the coding sequence ATGTGCAGAGCAAAGACGTTGTTCGCAGTGATGTTTCTACTGGTTGTGTGCACTGTTGCTCCATGCCAATCCGTGAAGACTGACCGCGGAAGAGTCAGAGGGATAACCGTTGATGGCGTCACCTCCTTCAAGGGAATTCCCTATGCCGCCCCACCCATTGGGGAGCTTCGCTGGAGGCCACCCCAGCAAGCTGCCCGATGGGACGACACGCGCGCAGCGATTGAGTTTGGCCACGATTGCATGCAGAAGCCATTTGCGCGCGATCCGGCTATCTTGACCACCACTCCGTCAGAGGACTGCCTCTTCGCTAATATCTGGCGGCCCGCTCACTCGTCCGGAAAGCTGCCGATCCTGATATGGATTCACGGCGGCGGCTGGGTAAACGGCGGCAGCTCGGCAGCGATCTATGACGGATCCCAGTTTGCGAGGCAAGGAGTTCTGTTCTTCAGCTTCAACTATCGCCTGGGCCAGTTCGGTTTTTTTGCGCATCCCGCGCTGACCGCAGAACATAACCATGGCCTGCTGGGCAATTACGGATACATGGATCAAATCGCCGCAATCAAGTGGATTCGTAAGAATGCCGCGGCCTTCGGTGGCGACCCAAACAAGGTGACAGTGGTTGGTCAGAGTGCGGGTGGATACGCAGTGCATGTGCTCATGACTTCCTCGCTGTCAAAAGGGCTCTTTCAACGAGCAATCATAGAGTCCGGTGGCGGTCGCACTCTTGTGCGAGCGACAGGCTTGCACAAGAGTGCGAATGGAAGGCCTTCCGCCGAAGCGATCGGTGCGGCCTTCGCAGAAACCGCCGGGATATCTGGCGACGGCCCGGAAGCGCTCTCCAAACTACGTGCGCTTCCAGCCGAGGCTTTGGTGCAGCAGCTGGACGTCTCAACGGCACAAGTTCCGTCCTCGCACTTCTCCGGCCCAATAATCGACGGCTCTATGATTCCCGGTGAAACAGCGAACGACTATCTCACCGGAAGAAACAGGAAGATTCCCCTGTTGATCGGGGCAAACGACATGGACCTTGCGTTTCCAACGGGAGCAACCGTGGATGCGTTATTTCGCACGTTTGGTCCCGATGCCGCTATCGCACGCAAACGCTATGATCCCTCGGGCAGCGCAACCTTTGGCTCGTTGAGACAAGCAGTAGGAGCCGATGCTCTTATGCTGGAACCGGCGCGCTTCATTGCCCGCACGCTGACATATCGAGGAGTTCCAGTGTGGGAATATCGCTTCAGCTATGTCGCAACGTCACTTCGCCCCAAACTCCCGGGGGCAAGCCACGGAAGTGAGATTCCATATGTTTTCGACACTGTTGAATCACGTTACGGTTTGGAGCTTTCGATAGAGGACAAACGAGTGGCCAAACAAGCCAACGCATATTGGACGAACTTTGTGAAAACAGGCGATCCCAATGGGATTGGTTTGCCGCATTGGCCAACGTACGATCTCGATGATGATTGCCTCTTGAATTTCACGCCAGATCGTCTCGTTGCCTCTCCGGACCCAAGACGACCAGAACTTGACCTGACGGAAAAAGCAGCCTCGCGATAA
- a CDS encoding TonB-dependent receptor — MLLAGHVTAQTSSQHATPSPQDVSPGHLEGNVIDPFGIALPNVTVRIEELKSHLSQEIHTNSLGAFGIDLPAGDYRVDLSRNGVSVRSETLHIGAGETEVKKFLFRPQVEESISVTADSEGAEGLPLNHGSAGLLGDRNLLDQPFSVTAYSSENAERRGSETIGDSLEGDSSIFLATGSQKNSPFFEMIYSRGLAINNYTGVAVDGLYGLGGTLPITDPVAITEHLSGPAAFLSGVPGNVGGTLNLRPKRAVERQFKVTPEYTSNTIFGIHGDASSRFGSEERFGIRATSMYRTGNTSIKANHLWQTASALDMDYRSEKLTASFDLQHDRTLNRGYSLYDGFAAGVAIPKAPSGNLSTQLPWMEAWDRDIRVLGRARYQINTKWNLFAGAGHTDSRFEYGGFCQATVVAATGAATCLPIQSANLASISSVEAGTTLHARTGFVTHRFFAAFDRLSYPTDTYGTLVLSQTPLLINIYSGDRPQASLLRAVRPKTYLTAYQRTGSVVLADSVGLFHQKLQITVGGRFTAPSARSYLSNGTISTSTDASQWSPALAVTYRLLPQLSLYGNIVQALEPAGMAPGTAANANAIFPALESQQQEIGAKYHRGSINAEAAIFRIHRGNQYLELSNNTYTQNGLQQNRGVDGRFWVQSKSGNSLQVALSYIDAVLIRTSGGTFNGKQIPGIPRLSARVSGLTTLPVLRRTLQAGAYLEANKGTPYENSNTRWLPAWWKMTPTLRYVGGRDGSFTASLLIENIVGADYWIGGGNGLVSVGGARSYEFRVAQRFGWR, encoded by the coding sequence GTGCTGCTTGCCGGCCATGTCACCGCGCAAACATCGTCTCAGCACGCAACACCATCGCCCCAAGATGTATCACCGGGGCATCTGGAAGGCAACGTCATCGATCCATTTGGGATTGCACTTCCAAATGTCACCGTCCGCATAGAGGAGCTGAAGAGCCATCTTTCGCAGGAGATCCATACGAACTCCCTGGGCGCATTCGGTATTGACCTTCCCGCAGGTGACTACAGGGTTGATCTCAGCCGCAATGGCGTCTCGGTACGTTCTGAGACGCTGCATATCGGAGCTGGCGAAACCGAGGTCAAGAAGTTCCTGTTTCGTCCGCAGGTGGAGGAGTCCATTTCAGTGACAGCAGACTCCGAGGGCGCGGAGGGACTTCCTTTGAACCACGGGTCTGCCGGCCTGCTGGGTGACCGGAACCTGCTCGACCAGCCATTTTCTGTCACAGCGTATTCGTCAGAGAACGCAGAGCGACGCGGCTCTGAAACGATTGGGGACTCGCTCGAGGGCGACTCAAGCATTTTTCTTGCTACCGGCTCTCAAAAGAATTCTCCATTCTTCGAGATGATCTATTCGCGCGGCCTTGCAATCAATAACTACACAGGGGTCGCGGTGGATGGACTCTATGGTCTGGGTGGAACTCTTCCCATCACCGATCCTGTTGCGATCACCGAGCATCTCTCCGGCCCGGCAGCCTTTCTGAGTGGCGTACCCGGCAATGTGGGCGGGACCCTCAATCTACGGCCCAAACGTGCGGTCGAACGTCAGTTCAAAGTTACGCCGGAGTACACCAGCAACACGATCTTCGGAATTCATGGAGACGCCTCGTCGCGCTTCGGTTCGGAAGAGCGCTTCGGCATACGTGCAACGAGCATGTACCGGACCGGTAATACGTCCATCAAGGCGAATCATCTTTGGCAGACGGCGAGTGCTCTCGACATGGACTATCGCAGCGAGAAGCTCACAGCCAGCTTCGATCTACAGCACGATAGAACCTTGAACCGCGGATACAGTCTTTACGATGGATTTGCAGCCGGTGTCGCGATACCGAAAGCTCCGAGCGGTAACCTTTCGACCCAGCTACCGTGGATGGAGGCCTGGGATAGAGACATCCGGGTGCTGGGCCGTGCGCGGTACCAGATCAACACAAAATGGAATCTGTTTGCGGGCGCTGGCCACACAGATTCGCGGTTCGAGTACGGCGGCTTCTGCCAGGCAACCGTGGTGGCAGCAACAGGTGCCGCCACATGTCTTCCGATTCAGTCGGCGAATCTTGCATCGATCTCAAGTGTCGAAGCGGGGACTACGCTTCATGCGCGAACTGGATTTGTGACACACCGGTTCTTTGCTGCGTTTGACCGGCTCAGCTATCCGACGGATACATACGGGACGTTGGTCCTTTCTCAGACACCGCTTCTGATCAACATCTATAGCGGAGATCGTCCTCAAGCTTCTCTTCTGCGGGCTGTGCGTCCCAAAACATACTTAACGGCCTATCAGAGGACAGGCAGCGTTGTACTCGCTGATTCCGTAGGCCTCTTCCATCAAAAGCTGCAGATAACCGTAGGTGGACGCTTCACTGCTCCTTCCGCAAGAAGTTATCTGAGCAACGGCACAATCTCTACCAGCACAGATGCATCGCAGTGGTCTCCTGCTTTGGCCGTTACGTACAGGCTTCTGCCTCAGCTTTCCCTCTACGGCAATATCGTGCAAGCACTTGAGCCTGCCGGAATGGCTCCTGGTACCGCAGCAAATGCAAACGCGATCTTTCCCGCTCTTGAGAGCCAGCAACAGGAGATTGGAGCGAAATACCATCGAGGCAGCATCAACGCCGAAGCGGCGATCTTCCGCATCCATCGTGGCAATCAATACCTGGAACTGAGCAACAACACGTATACGCAGAATGGTCTACAGCAGAACCGCGGAGTCGATGGCCGCTTCTGGGTGCAATCGAAATCCGGAAACTCGTTGCAGGTCGCACTCAGCTATATCGACGCTGTGCTCATCCGAACCTCCGGTGGAACCTTCAACGGCAAACAGATACCTGGAATTCCACGCCTTTCCGCAAGAGTTTCAGGACTTACGACGCTGCCGGTGCTACGTCGTACCTTGCAGGCTGGTGCGTACCTGGAAGCGAATAAAGGCACTCCCTATGAAAATTCGAACACCCGGTGGCTGCCTGCGTGGTGGAAGATGACGCCAACCCTGCGATACGTTGGTGGGCGTGACGGATCTTTTACCGCGTCGTTGCTCATCGAGAATATCGTCGGGGCAGACTACTGGATTGGAGGCGGCAACGGCCTTGTTTCGGTCGGTGGCGCACGGTCCTATGAGTTTCGAGTGGCGCAACGGTTTGGGTGGCGATAA
- a CDS encoding fibronectin type III domain-containing protein, with the protein MKQSIKAFWLVVLVIAMASSLAAQTYYVSPMGSDTNSGTSTATPWQTIGKVNSFVFPQGSSVFFQGGQTFTGCLVFSPANVPSSSSSTPFTVTSYGSGVATIQSNCSGTTGAAVTVDNVSGFTFDGLKVVNGSSTIYGILLENQTSNTPTQTIVIKNSEITGFGPVSGSANGGEIWIIGYALNGNNGPMNNIQILNNSLHGATVTSPDGGGVNGWGYGKNITNVLVQGNTVYNSGMAATSTWAGIGANGWNGGTIQYNIIHDVGANVTSCGGTSGIEVYTANNVTIRYNEIYNVQPSPSYTAGCDWDGIDLDGGTTNSLVEYNYTHHNAGSGYLAYTLKPSGTTWGPNTYRYNISENDDWARIQGGLFDVVPQVPANALQIYGNTLFTNVSQSTKSGGSACFNFGYAGGTWASGSLVADNICYMGNRDQYGRSGNFYYNPYGQTGMTISNNLYYATSSPTWRWSGTSYTTLAAWVTKGVETNPAYGNPLFTSGGTGGTCSWTPSLGNGPQSCPTGYSLQSGSPAAGTGIVVSGNGGVDYYQSTLFSPPNIGAYSGTGGSGGSGSTTPPGTPSISSATATSVSTIDLIWTASSNAWSYNLYRSLTSGFTPSPSNLVAQGIAGSPYTDTGLTHGTTYYYVVQAVNGAGTSSASNEASTTTFSQAQLQYYVSPGGNDSNDGISAGTPWQTIAKVNSFTYPEGSTVSFEGGQTFTGCLVFKNTIVPKSSVPNPFTVTSYGGGMATIQSSTSCSGKNTAAIIGDSINGFTVDSLKVINGASTNWGILLQNGSTSWATQGMTVKNSDISGFATTAGQAGGEIWILGYALNGNNGPLSGVQILNNTLHGATATSTDGAGVGGWGYGRNISTVLMQGNTVYNLGNPAPYGALNANGVNGGIIQYNIVHDIGANTTACGGTSGIETYNANNIYIQFNEVYNVRPLPAFTAGCDWDALDLDGGTTNSTVQYNYTHNNAGPSMLAYNSNPSGTTWGPNTYRYNISENDDLARGVGGLFVITPNPAPNPIYVYGNTFLNNIPQSSISTDPSACLYLAMWNGSGTFAAGSMFQDNICSMANPNSAGNVEFVRDINTMSGLNFSNNLYYTPNSPQWIWNGTTYTTLASWTGSGTESNAVSGDPLLSSAGNGGTCTWTAALGSGPQPCPAAYALQPGSPAIGAGVAVSGNGGVDYYQNTLTSPPSIGAYSGSGVCHSGLWCLQATIPALPNWTSTHEEISVATGQTYTGSIWIRGSGSVSLDVMNNSTYLTTVKCTATSSWTQCSTPSFSTGSYTSLRFQVKNSYGVAGTLSIDDCFLGVSGGTNVLANPGFESGATTWGVDSGGATTWVIAQY; encoded by the coding sequence ATGAAGCAGTCGATAAAGGCTTTCTGGCTTGTCGTTCTGGTAATAGCAATGGCGTCGTCTCTGGCGGCTCAGACGTATTATGTTTCGCCCATGGGAAGCGACACTAATAGCGGAACGTCAACGGCCACCCCGTGGCAGACGATCGGCAAAGTAAACAGCTTTGTCTTCCCGCAGGGAAGCTCCGTCTTCTTTCAAGGTGGACAGACATTTACAGGATGTCTGGTCTTCAGCCCGGCCAATGTTCCATCCTCATCGTCGTCGACGCCGTTCACGGTCACATCGTATGGAAGCGGCGTCGCGACAATTCAGTCGAATTGTTCGGGAACGACGGGGGCAGCCGTGACAGTCGATAACGTCAGCGGCTTCACCTTCGATGGCCTGAAGGTCGTGAACGGAAGCAGCACGATCTACGGGATACTGCTGGAGAACCAGACCTCCAATACGCCGACGCAGACGATTGTCATCAAGAACTCTGAGATCACCGGGTTTGGTCCGGTCAGCGGAAGTGCAAACGGTGGCGAGATCTGGATCATCGGCTATGCCCTGAATGGTAACAACGGCCCGATGAACAATATCCAGATCCTGAACAACAGCCTGCACGGAGCGACCGTGACCTCTCCGGATGGTGGCGGCGTGAACGGCTGGGGCTATGGCAAGAACATTACCAATGTTCTGGTGCAGGGCAACACCGTCTACAACTCGGGCATGGCGGCCACGTCGACATGGGCTGGCATTGGTGCGAATGGATGGAATGGTGGAACGATCCAGTACAACATCATTCATGATGTAGGCGCGAATGTCACCTCGTGCGGCGGGACCTCCGGCATCGAGGTCTACACCGCGAACAACGTGACCATCCGTTACAACGAAATCTACAACGTGCAGCCATCGCCCAGCTATACCGCGGGATGCGACTGGGATGGCATTGATCTGGACGGAGGTACAACCAACTCTCTGGTGGAGTACAACTACACGCATCACAACGCCGGCAGCGGATATCTTGCCTACACGTTGAAGCCTAGCGGAACCACATGGGGGCCGAATACCTATCGCTACAACATCTCGGAGAATGACGACTGGGCCAGAATCCAGGGCGGCCTCTTCGACGTGGTTCCGCAGGTGCCTGCGAATGCGCTGCAGATTTACGGCAACACGCTGTTCACCAATGTCTCGCAAAGCACGAAATCCGGCGGCAGCGCTTGTTTCAACTTTGGCTATGCAGGCGGTACATGGGCCAGCGGATCACTGGTCGCCGACAACATCTGCTACATGGGCAACCGGGACCAGTACGGAAGAAGCGGAAACTTCTACTACAACCCGTACGGTCAAACGGGCATGACGATCTCAAACAATCTCTACTATGCCACCAGCAGCCCAACGTGGCGCTGGAGCGGGACGAGCTACACCACTCTGGCGGCATGGGTGACCAAGGGTGTGGAGACGAATCCGGCGTATGGAAATCCTCTGTTCACCAGCGGAGGAACCGGAGGTACCTGCAGTTGGACTCCGTCACTGGGGAATGGACCGCAGTCCTGCCCCACGGGATATTCGTTGCAATCCGGCTCTCCGGCCGCCGGCACAGGAATTGTCGTCAGTGGCAATGGGGGAGTGGACTACTACCAGAGCACACTCTTCAGTCCACCCAATATTGGCGCGTACTCCGGCACCGGTGGAAGCGGCGGCAGCGGAAGCACCACACCTCCCGGAACGCCATCCATTTCGAGTGCTACGGCAACCTCAGTCAGTACGATCGACCTGATATGGACAGCGTCGAGCAATGCATGGAGCTACAACCTGTACCGAAGCCTGACGAGTGGATTCACGCCATCGCCCTCCAACCTGGTGGCGCAGGGCATCGCAGGATCACCGTATACCGACACGGGCCTTACCCACGGCACGACTTACTATTACGTGGTGCAGGCCGTCAACGGTGCGGGTACATCGTCTGCGTCCAACGAGGCCTCCACCACCACCTTCAGCCAGGCGCAGTTGCAGTACTACGTCTCGCCAGGCGGAAACGATAGTAACGATGGCATCTCTGCTGGAACGCCATGGCAGACCATCGCCAAGGTGAACAGCTTCACCTATCCGGAAGGCAGCACGGTTTCCTTCGAAGGTGGACAAACCTTCACCGGATGCCTGGTCTTCAAGAATACGATTGTGCCCAAGTCCTCGGTGCCGAATCCGTTTACTGTGACCTCGTATGGCGGAGGGATGGCGACCATTCAATCATCGACGAGTTGCTCCGGAAAGAACACGGCGGCGATCATCGGCGACAGCATCAACGGATTCACCGTGGATAGCCTGAAGGTCATCAATGGAGCAAGCACGAACTGGGGCATTCTGCTACAGAATGGATCGACGTCGTGGGCAACGCAGGGCATGACCGTCAAGAACTCCGATATCAGCGGCTTCGCTACAACTGCAGGACAGGCAGGCGGCGAGATCTGGATTCTGGGTTATGCCCTGAATGGCAACAATGGACCGCTCAGCGGTGTCCAGATACTGAACAATACCCTTCATGGCGCCACGGCTACCTCAACGGATGGAGCGGGTGTCGGCGGTTGGGGCTATGGACGAAATATCAGTACGGTCCTGATGCAGGGCAACACCGTGTACAACCTGGGTAACCCAGCTCCATATGGTGCGCTGAACGCGAATGGTGTGAATGGAGGGATCATTCAGTACAACATCGTTCACGACATCGGAGCGAACACGACGGCCTGTGGTGGCACCAGCGGTATCGAGACCTACAATGCCAACAATATCTACATTCAGTTCAATGAAGTCTATAACGTTCGGCCGCTGCCTGCGTTCACGGCCGGATGCGACTGGGATGCCCTTGATCTGGATGGCGGGACGACGAACTCCACGGTGCAGTACAACTACACCCACAACAACGCCGGCCCCAGCATGCTGGCCTATAATTCGAATCCCAGCGGAACGACATGGGGCCCTAACACCTATCGCTATAACATCTCGGAGAACGATGATCTGGCGCGCGGAGTAGGAGGACTTTTTGTGATTACTCCGAATCCGGCACCGAATCCGATTTATGTATATGGCAACACCTTCCTGAACAACATTCCGCAGAGCTCCATCTCCACCGATCCAAGTGCATGTCTGTACCTGGCCATGTGGAACGGTTCCGGAACATTCGCTGCAGGATCGATGTTCCAGGACAACATCTGCTCCATGGCCAACCCCAACTCCGCAGGAAATGTGGAGTTCGTCCGGGACATCAATACCATGAGCGGGTTGAACTTCAGCAACAATCTCTACTACACGCCGAACTCGCCCCAGTGGATCTGGAACGGAACCACCTACACCACGCTTGCTTCATGGACGGGATCCGGCACGGAGTCCAATGCTGTGTCCGGAGATCCTCTGTTGAGTAGTGCAGGGAACGGGGGAACGTGCACCTGGACAGCCGCGCTCGGCAGTGGTCCTCAGCCCTGCCCGGCAGCGTATGCCTTGCAGCCCGGTTCCCCGGCAATTGGTGCGGGTGTAGCTGTTTCCGGCAATGGAGGTGTCGACTATTACCAGAACACGCTCACCTCTCCGCCCAGCATCGGCGCCTACTCCGGTAGCGGGGTTTGCCATTCCGGGCTCTGGTGCCTGCAGGCGACGATCCCGGCACTGCCCAATTGGACATCAACGCACGAGGAGATATCGGTAGCCACGGGCCAGACCTATACAGGCAGTATCTGGATCCGTGGATCGGGCTCGGTGTCGTTAGACGTGATGAACAACTCGACATATCTCACAACGGTTAAATGCACGGCAACGTCGAGCTGGACGCAGTGCTCGACACCGTCGTTCAGCACCGGAAGCTACACTTCCTTACGATTTCAGGTGAAGAATTCGTATGGAGTTGCGGGGACACTCTCCATTGATGATTGTTTCCTTGGCGTCTCGGGCGGGACAAACGTCTTGGCCAATCCCGGCTTTGAAAGCGGGGCGACTACCTGGGGCGTGGACAGCGGAGGGGCAACCACCTGGGTGATTGCGCAGTACTAG
- a CDS encoding helix-turn-helix domain-containing protein, whose translation MAATLTPPLPQETAENGDALEAHVQRILGSPQFARAETQRRLLEYLWQHRHENLNEYALATEGLGRSHSFDSTVDASVRVHISRLRRKLKDYYQETGEPEMLVIPTRTHQLLVVDPHRAEHSEAVESPVEPLVDYRRLLWIMCAVAAVFAVSTVWLLIARKGAEANAPQPTAFWANFLQGNAPVQIILPTPTFFQFSNSPSLRLRSTSVNSFEAMKTDPVFAAMTKDLGTPRLEQSYTVTWDTLAAIDMARYLDTIGNNKQRISFQVTRDSSMLMLEQANVIALGTHQTLEPLNQYLKAMNFTLSLEEAEVVNAHPAAGEPARFDAVEQSTERAVRPSIIALLPGRKPGLKVLILQSRDTAALVSMLSSSAGSNSIQEMLRKNGNPPYYEMVVQTEMANNRAVRSWPVAVHAFRSGAPNSTM comes from the coding sequence ATGGCTGCCACGTTGACCCCTCCGCTCCCGCAAGAGACCGCAGAAAACGGAGATGCGCTCGAAGCGCATGTCCAGCGAATCCTTGGGAGCCCGCAGTTTGCCCGGGCAGAAACGCAACGCCGCCTGCTGGAGTACCTGTGGCAGCATCGTCACGAAAATCTTAACGAGTATGCTCTCGCTACCGAAGGGCTTGGCCGCAGCCACTCGTTCGACTCGACCGTCGACGCATCGGTCCGGGTACATATCTCCCGTCTTCGCAGAAAGCTGAAAGACTACTATCAGGAGACGGGTGAGCCGGAGATGCTGGTCATCCCGACCAGGACGCACCAGTTGCTTGTCGTCGATCCTCATCGGGCAGAGCATTCTGAGGCAGTTGAGTCTCCGGTAGAGCCCCTGGTCGATTATCGACGTCTTCTGTGGATCATGTGTGCTGTGGCTGCTGTCTTTGCAGTCTCCACCGTGTGGCTGCTGATCGCCCGTAAGGGAGCGGAAGCCAATGCTCCGCAACCTACCGCCTTCTGGGCAAATTTTCTGCAGGGCAACGCGCCTGTTCAGATCATCCTTCCTACGCCGACGTTCTTCCAGTTTTCCAATAGCCCGAGTCTTCGCCTGCGCTCGACCAGTGTTAACAGCTTTGAGGCAATGAAGACGGACCCGGTCTTTGCGGCGATGACCAAAGACCTCGGCACGCCACGCTTGGAGCAGAGCTATACCGTCACCTGGGATACCCTCGCTGCCATCGATATGGCGCGCTACCTGGACACAATCGGGAACAACAAGCAGCGCATCAGCTTCCAGGTCACACGGGATTCCAGCATGCTGATGCTTGAGCAGGCGAACGTCATCGCCCTTGGGACCCATCAGACACTCGAACCGTTGAACCAATACCTCAAGGCAATGAACTTCACTCTGTCTCTGGAAGAGGCCGAGGTCGTGAACGCGCATCCGGCCGCCGGAGAGCCTGCCCGCTTCGATGCCGTGGAGCAATCAACAGAGCGTGCGGTACGGCCATCGATTATCGCCCTTCTTCCTGGTCGTAAACCTGGCCTTAAGGTGCTCATCCTTCAATCGCGTGACACCGCGGCACTCGTCTCAATGTTGTCCTCCTCCGCTGGATCGAACTCGATCCAGGAGATGCTTCGTAAGAACGGCAACCCGCCGTACTACGAAATGGTCGTGCAGACGGAGATGGCAAACAATCGTGCGGTCCGCTCATGGCCGGTTGCGGTTCATGCTTTCCGCTCTGGAGCACCGAACAGCACGATGTAA
- a CDS encoding FAD-dependent oxidoreductase codes for MLRKLRSLALLSFIGSSFLPAQVKSTSADLVVYGATASGVVTAYTAAKQGMKVVLLEPGTHVGGMVTGGLSATDVAYFPIIGGYARKFYVEAAEHYGVHTLSHHDDWLSEPHVGEEIFNRWLKESGVQVQFGTRLKERSGVQKKGTHVVSITTEDGKVWSGKIFADCTYEGDLMAQAGVKYIVGREGMEVYNENLAGVREDTPMHQFRWKISAYNDKGKLMPEVESVPMEPNGKGDKKVQAYNFRLILTDNPALKLPWPKPADYDASRFELLLKYVQQWKEHIGKEPTFRDVVNPVFIPNHKADFNNNGAFSTDYLGKSWTYPDASYAERKKIWDDHMLYTQSFFYFLSTDPRVPRPLQDSVNHWGLAKDEFTDTGNWPNQLYVREGRRMVGQYVMHQADLQTERTKPDSIGMGSYNSDSHNVQRVALKDGSARNEGDMQVPVKPYEIAFGTMIPKDDQTDNLLVPVCFSASHVAYSSVRMEPQYMMIGQAAGDTAWLSLKSGVPVSKVSVPELQKTLHAQGAILHLSERSKEGPEPPK; via the coding sequence ATGCTGCGGAAACTGCGCTCCCTTGCCCTCCTCTCGTTCATTGGTTCTTCCTTTCTCCCGGCCCAGGTCAAATCTACAAGTGCCGACCTTGTCGTGTATGGCGCGACGGCCTCAGGAGTTGTAACTGCGTACACCGCCGCGAAGCAGGGCATGAAGGTCGTCCTGCTCGAACCTGGCACGCATGTCGGTGGCATGGTCACCGGCGGTCTCTCCGCCACGGATGTGGCCTACTTCCCAATCATTGGTGGCTATGCCCGCAAGTTCTACGTCGAGGCAGCGGAGCACTACGGCGTCCACACCCTCAGTCATCACGATGACTGGCTGAGCGAGCCGCATGTCGGCGAAGAAATCTTCAACCGCTGGCTGAAAGAGAGCGGCGTACAGGTCCAGTTCGGTACACGTCTCAAGGAGCGCAGCGGCGTCCAGAAAAAGGGAACACACGTGGTCTCCATTACCACCGAGGACGGCAAGGTCTGGAGCGGCAAGATCTTTGCCGACTGTACCTACGAAGGTGACCTGATGGCACAGGCCGGCGTGAAGTACATCGTCGGACGCGAGGGAATGGAAGTCTACAACGAGAACCTGGCAGGCGTTCGCGAGGACACCCCCATGCACCAGTTCCGCTGGAAGATCTCCGCCTACAACGACAAGGGCAAGCTGATGCCCGAGGTCGAGTCGGTGCCCATGGAGCCGAATGGCAAGGGCGACAAGAAGGTGCAGGCCTATAACTTCCGCCTCATCCTCACGGACAACCCCGCCTTGAAACTGCCCTGGCCTAAACCGGCCGACTACGATGCCTCGCGTTTTGAGCTCCTCCTTAAATATGTACAGCAATGGAAGGAACACATCGGCAAGGAGCCGACCTTCCGGGATGTCGTGAACCCGGTCTTCATCCCCAACCATAAGGCTGACTTCAACAACAACGGTGCCTTCTCGACCGACTACCTCGGCAAGAGCTGGACCTACCCGGATGCCTCCTATGCCGAGAGGAAGAAGATCTGGGACGACCACATGCTCTACACCCAGTCGTTCTTCTATTTCCTCTCCACGGACCCGCGTGTTCCCAGACCGCTTCAGGACAGTGTCAATCATTGGGGTCTCGCTAAGGATGAGTTCACCGATACCGGCAACTGGCCGAACCAGCTTTACGTCCGCGAAGGCCGCCGCATGGTAGGGCAATACGTCATGCACCAGGCCGACCTGCAGACCGAGCGGACCAAGCCGGATTCCATCGGAATGGGGTCGTATAACAGCGACTCGCACAACGTGCAGCGTGTCGCCCTTAAGGACGGCTCAGCGCGTAACGAAGGCGATATGCAGGTTCCTGTAAAACCCTACGAGATCGCCTTCGGAACCATGATTCCCAAGGATGATCAGACCGACAACCTGCTGGTGCCGGTTTGTTTTTCCGCATCGCACGTCGCGTACTCTTCGGTCCGCATGGAGCCGCAGTACATGATGATCGGCCAGGCTGCGGGTGATACCGCATGGCTTTCCCTCAAGTCGGGTGTACCGGTCAGCAAGGTCAGCGTCCCCGAACTTCAGAAAACTCTTCACGCACAGGGTGCGATTCTCCATCTTTCCGAGCGCTCGAAAGAGGGGCCAGAACCGCCTAAGTAG